From the genome of Papaver somniferum cultivar HN1 chromosome 2, ASM357369v1, whole genome shotgun sequence, one region includes:
- the LOC113351771 gene encoding protein FAM98B-like, with product MVQSCNYSKWFYLCLVVSLTLSSLCLCAQSRLHVNDYEEGYFLDLDSNEGGPKKSSDPKMDVKESEPLTNSKIDLDEPDPDDMMSYSDELPSHLTPAIRRAKPSSESLTVQPSDSDELKSNTDELASHLTPAIHGATPSSESLMVQPSDSDELSDELVSHITPAIHGASPSSESLLIQPSDSSSPSPSQSPLSNSKVVINKHESSPASGSDDVNRLFNGLVGGSGGGGGYGSGNGGGYGYGSGGGGFGMPGRGNLPRNGGGGYGYGSGGDGGSGYGRGGGYGMGNGGNGWGGGSGYGYGSGQGGSGYGSGGGGGNGGGYGYGSGGGGGGNGYGSGGGGGRGGPGIIDESPAGSGSSSHGSWLLMPNICKMFCN from the coding sequence ATGGTGCAGTCCTGCAACTACTCAAAATGGTTTTACCTCTGTTTAGTTGTGTCTCTAACTTTAAGCAGTTTATGTTTATGCGCACAAAGCAGATTGCATGTGAATGACTATGAAGAGGGATATTTTCTTGATCTAGATAGTAATGAGGGAGGCCCTAAGAAAAGTAGTGACCCGAAAATGGATGTCAAGGAATCAGAACCACTCACGAACAGCAAGATAGATCTCGATGAACCCGACCCAGATGATATGATGAGCTACAGCGATGAACTACCAAGTCATTTAACACCAGCAATTCGCAGAGCAAAACCATCGTCAGAATCGTTAACGGTACAACCATCagattcagatgaactgaagagcAACACCGATGAACTAGCAAGTCATCTAACACCAGCCATTCACGGAGCAACGCCATCATCAGAATCGTTAATGGTACAACCATCAGATTCAGATGAATTGTCTGATGAACTAGTAAGTCACATAACACCAGCCATTCACGGAGCATCACCGTCATCAGAATCTTTATTGATACAACCATCAGATTCGTCATCACCGTCACCGTCACAGTCACCATTATCTAATTCAAAAGTTGTGATTAACAAACATGAGAGCTCACCGGCGTCCGGAAGTGATGATGTAAACAGGCTTTTTAATGGGCTAGTCGGCGGGAGTGGGGGAGGTGGTGGATATGGGTCGGGTAATGGTGGAGGTTATGGGTATGGCTCCGGAGGAGGAGGTTTTGGGATGCCAGGACGCGGGAATCTTCCTAGGAATGGCGGAGGAGGTTACGGGTATGGTTCAGGAGGAGATGGTGGATCAGGATACGGAAGAGGAGGTGGTTATGGAATGGGAAATGGTGGTAATGGGTGGGGAGGTGGTTCTGGTTATGGATATGGTTCAGGACAAGGTGGGAGCGGATATGGCTCTGGAGGTGGCGGGGGCAATGGTGGGGGTTATGGCTATGGCTCTGGTGGTGGAGGTGGCGGTAATGGCTATGGTtcaggtggcggtggtggtagaggaggccCTGGTATTATTGATGAATCACCTGCTGGCAGTGGCAGCAGTAGTCATGGGTCATGGCTATTGATGCCAAACATCTGTAAGATGTTTTGCAACTAG